Genomic window (Akkermansiaceae bacterium):
TCACGTGTCCTCTGCCTACGGAGTCATCAAAAACCGCGCCACCGGTGAGGTCGTCAACAACAATGCCGACTTTAGAAAAGACAAACCAGGACCAGGGGAAATCGCAGTCCACGCCCCGATGCCCTACTTCCTGCGTTTCAACCATGGCATCGGGATGCACACCGGATTCCTGCCAGGCTATGCCGCGTCACATGGTTGTGTGCGCATGCCCGACCACATGGCTAAAAAGTTCTACGAACATGCTGAGATCGGTACTCCTGTGATTGTGGAATAAGACTTCTACCCTTGTCGGCTCTGTGTTAAAACTGAACCCGTCCACCATATTCCAACCACTTGTTTTCATGTCTACATCACTAGTTCTTACCGTCTGCGCCCATGACCGGCCAGGTATCATGAGTCGCATTTCCAACACCGTCTCCGAAAATGGCGGAAACTGGCTTGAGAGTCGTATGGCTCGGCTCGCGGGGCAGTTTGCGGGGGTTGTCAGGGTCGAATGCAACGGTGATGATGTCGCCAAGCTGACCCAATGCCTGACGAACCTCGCCAGTGAAGGCATCGCCGTGCAAATCCATGGCGAGGGTGACCTTTCCGACTACCCGTACACACGTTGTTTGAAAGTCGATATCTACGGCAACGACCGCCCTGGCATCGTCAGCCAGCTTACCCAGGCTATTTCCCATGCGGGTGCCAATATCGAGGAACTCAACAGCTCGATCAAAAGCGCGGCCATGTCAGGCCACCCTATTTTTCACGCATCAGGCACCATCTGCCTGCCCGACAGCACGGATGAAGCCACGCTCATCGCAGCCATCGAAGATCTCAGTGACGATCTCAACGTCGAGGTGAGTGCTATCTAGAACGCCAGAACGGCAGTCCAGCTGAAAAAGGAGCTTTATCTCAACACCATTCGCGGCTATAGTGCCGCAAGCCGTGCTGCTCGGCAAGGAACAGCAGCAACACATCATGCTTCGTAAATGCACAGCGATATCCTTCCTGATGGTGATGATCATGCTCATCGCCCTGAAGCATCCTGTGCTTGGATACTGCTTGTGTCTCGACGCCTATTTCACCGGTGATTGTGTCTGCCAGCATGAAACAAGGCCATCTGCAAAGAGGCTTGGCTCAGCACCTACCTGCCCTGATTGCTGCCCTGACCAATCACAGGGGAATACGGATACGCCGCGAGAGCCATCGGAACCGTGTGACGACTGCACGGCACATCTGACGGTTGATGTCGGGGATTTTGTCTGGGACAACTCCAACGATACCCCTGCCGACACCGGGTCCACCATCCTGCCTCCCCTCGCTTATGCCGAGCCGGCTACTGCGCATCCTGCTGCCGTCATCGATTACCGGAAGCCCATTCGTGGTGATCCCCCGCCCTACCCCACGGTCTCCAAGGTTCCCCTTTTCCTCAGACATTCCGTCATGAGGCTTTGATGTTGTCTAGTTTGCGGATGTTTTTGTGACATCCGCCCCCACGTCTGTCCCGGCCTGGTTCCGCGCAGACCCATGTTGCCGTTCTCCTCGCCGAATGATCGTTGGCTCGGAATGGTTCCCATTCTTCAACATCCACCTCTCACTCTACCCATGTCTCTGGCTCAACTCACCAATTCCAATAACAATAAACACACCTCCCCCGGTCAATCCGCTGGTCGGAGCGGTCAATCGCGCCGATCTTATGCCTGGCTTCTTCCCGTTGCACTGGTTCTCGGGTTCATCATCGTGATCGCAAGCCTCTTTGGCAAACGCCTGCTGCCGGCTGTGGTGGTGGAGACAGCACCCGTGATTACGCTCCGCCTGAGCGAAAAACAACTTCAGGAAAACGCTGCCAATACCACCACCCCCTCGGAGCCCACCACAACCACGGGGGACAATGGCGACAAGGGCAATATGATCTTTCAAGCATCAGGCTGGGTCGAGCCCGATCCCTACATCACCTATGTGCCCACTCTAATCAACGGCGTCGTGGACGAAGTCAAAGTCCTCGAGGGACAGGCTGTGAAAAAAGGCGACCTGCTCGCCACGCTCATCGATGAGGATGCCAAACTCGACCTTCGCGAAGCCGAACAGAAGATCGTTCGGATGAAGGCGCAAATCCAAGCTCACTGCGCTGGTTCCGATATCGCCGGTGCCGAACTCACCGCTGCCATGAAAAAAGTGGACTCACTCAAAGCTCAACTGGCGGAGGCTGAAGACAATCTTCGTCGACTGGAAAGCATTCCCGCAGGAGCCGTTCCGGTGCAGCAGGTCGTGCAGGCCCGATTGGAAAAAAGCCGACAAGTCGCATTGGTGGCGGAAGCCGAGTCGGAAATACCA
Coding sequences:
- a CDS encoding biotin/lipoyl-binding protein, yielding MSLAQLTNSNNNKHTSPGQSAGRSGQSRRSYAWLLPVALVLGFIIVIASLFGKRLLPAVVVETAPVITLRLSEKQLQENAANTTTPSEPTTTTGDNGDKGNMIFQASGWVEPDPYITYVPTLINGVVDEVKVLEGQAVKKGDLLATLIDEDAKLDLREAEQKIVRMKAQIQAHCAGSDIAGAELTAAMKKVDSLKAQLAEAEDNLRRLESIPAGAVPVQQVVQARLEKSRQVALVAEAESEIPRIRARLAQIQLERLAMTASVSELETARDRAKLAKERTRITAPMNGIVLRLHAAPGKKRMLGMDDPKSAVIVELYDPEHLQARIDGPSPRRPDSDSTKRSNSSRTCSPT
- a CDS encoding glycine cleavage system protein R — its product is MSTSLVLTVCAHDRPGIMSRISNTVSENGGNWLESRMARLAGQFAGVVRVECNGDDVAKLTQCLTNLASEGIAVQIHGEGDLSDYPYTRCLKVDIYGNDRPGIVSQLTQAISHAGANIEELNSSIKSAAMSGHPIFHASGTICLPDSTDEATLIAAIEDLSDDLNVEVSAI